From the Rickettsiales bacterium genome, the window AGTGCCAGTACCCACAGCAAAATCATTTCATTCCCAATTAATTATTGCTATAAATATTAGTAACTCACCTCCAAATGATCCGCCTTATAATTCTATAGAATTGGGATATCGTGCATCATGGCTTTCATATTATACTTTAGCTAAAACTCAAGCAGAATTAGCCCATATAAATATTCACCCCAATTTATCAGGCTTTGGGATATTAGAAGATCATAGAAAAGAAGAATTATATCAGCTTGGAAGGCAAGCAGCTTTAGACGCTCTCCCACAAATTAAAGATAAAGTGAAGAACCTAAAGGCAAACTAAGATGCAGCTTTGATTCTTTCTTCAATCATTGGACGGAAATGGCGGATAAGACCTTGAATTGGCCAAGCTGCGGCATCACCTAAAGCGCAGATAGTGTGTCCTTCAACTTGTTTGGTAATTTCAAGAAGACGATCAATCTCACTGACTTCAGCATTTCCTTCAACTAAACGCATCATAATTCTCCACATCCAGCCAGTTCCTTCTCTACATGGAGTGCATTGACCGCATGATTCATGCATGTAGAATTTGCTTAATCTGGCAATGGCATAAATTAAATCTGTCGATTTATTCATCACAATTACTGAAGCTGTTCCAAGACCAGATTGAACTGCTCTTAAACTATCAAAATCCATTAAAACAGTATCGCATATTTCTTTTGGGATCATAGGAACAGAAGCTCCACCTGGAATCACTGCCAATAAATTATCCCAGCCACCAATAACTCCACCAGCATGTTTTTCTATCAATTCTTTAAGTGGGATAGACATCTCTTCTTCCACATTGCATGGTTTATTTACATGACCTGAAATTGAAAAAATTTTGGTACCTGTGTTATTAGGTTTACCTAGGGTTGCAAACCATGAGGCACCACGTCTTAATATAGTGGGGATCACTGCAATAGATTCAACATTATTAATAGTCGTCGGACAACCATAAAGTCCAACACCAGCAGGAAATGGAGGTTTTATTCTTGGCATACCTTTTTTGCCCTCTAAGCTTTCAAGTAGAGCTGTTTCTTCTCCACAGATATAAGCTCCAGCACCACGATGGAGATAAACATCAACATCATAACCAGAACCACAAGCATTTTTACCTATCTTACCATCCGCATAGGCTTCATCAATTGCTTTTTGTAGAGCTTTAGCTTCATGATAAAACTCGCCTCGAACATAAATATAACAATCATTAGCTCCAATAGCAAAGCTACCAATAACACATCCTTCTAACAATTTATGCGGCTCATGACGAAGAATTTCTCGATCTTTACAAGCTCCGGGCTCACTCTCATCAGCATTAACAACCAGATAATGAGGCTTAGCTGAATCTTTAGGCATAAATGACCATTTCATTCCAGTGGAAAAGCCGGCACCGCCTCTTCCCCTAAGGCCAGAGGCTTTAACTTGTTCAACAATCCACTCACGCCCTTTTGATAAGACTTTCGCTGTTTCACTCCAATCTCCTCTTTCTTTAGCAACAGAAATACCGAGGCCTTTCAACCCGTGTAAATTAGTAAAAATACGATCTTCTTCTTTTAACATTAAACTATAAGCTCTTAATTAATCTAATATAATATATTAAATTAATATACAATAATTCTAGAGTAACCACAATTATACTCTTTAGTTTCTTCTTAACTAATTATTAATCTAAATATTAGTAAACTATATTGATAATGTTATTAAATTAGAATTTATATGCCAGAAACAAATATTGATACTAAGTTCTCTTTGGAAGAAGTGCAAACAGCAGCATTATTCTCTGAATTAGCATATCACGAGCAAGACTCTAAAGAGTTTCAAGAAGTTTTTAAAGAAGCTGAAAAATATGGTGGCATTGAAAAAGTAGTATCTTTTCGTAAAGACAATAATAAAGAACTTGCCGGTCATGTTATAAGAACCGCTGACAAACAATTGATAACTGCTTATCGCGGAACAGATAACATAGATGAAGTGATCAGTGACTTGGACGTCCCTCATAAAGCTATACATTTTAAAAATGGATTCACAGGCTATGCACATGGAGGTTTTCTAAGTGAGTTCTATAGCTCTAACGAAAACAGAAAAAAGGCCCAGAAAGAAGCCTCAGGTGGACAAGAATGTAGTAAAAAATCTGTTGGACATAGTTTAGGAGGTGCATTAGCAACCATTTCTAAATGTATCGACACAGAAGAAAACCCATCAATAGAATCTAAAACTCTCACCTTCGGAGCGCCTTTATGCTTTTCTCACGAAACGGCCGATTACCTTTTAAAAAACACTAAAATATTTGACCATACTCTAAATATTCAACAAAAATATGATCCTGTTCCTCTAGCCTTAAAACCTTTGGATTATATTTCTGTGGGCCATGTTGTTACATTGCCAACTGAACACCTAAACTCACATGGATTGCAAGCAGGATATGACCACAACTATTATGAATCATCTATTCAACAAGGACTAAAGAACCTAAAACCTGTTACTTCCGTACCTGAATATAGCGCTGCAGGATATACAGCTGCCGTTACAACTAATGCAGCCACTCTTGCACTAGCATTAAAAAAAAGAAATATGAAAACAGCCATGTCTTTAGCATTTCCTGTAATTGCCGCAGTAAGGGGAGTTTTTATAGACTCAACTAAAACTCATTTAGCTCCAAAGAAACCCACCTCTAAAATAACTCATCACCACTAATATCTACTGCAATATTTTCTCTAAAAATATTTTTGCTCTTTTTGTTTTTGGAGATTTAAAAAACTTAGCAGGAGCTGCTTCTTCCATCACCTTTCCATCTGATAAAAATATAATCTTATCAGCAAAGTTTTTAGCAAAATTCATTTCATGAGTTGCCATAATAATGGTGATCCCTGTATGAACAAAGGACTTAATTATTGATAATACGTCTTGCACCATTTCAGGATCTAAAGCTGAAGTTGGTTCATCAAGGAGCAAAATTTCTGGATTCATACATAAACTTCTAGCAATTGCCACCCGTTGTTTTTGCCCTCCAGACAAAGCATCAGGGAATTGATGAGCCTTATCTTTTAAACCAACTTTTTTTAGCAAATTCATTGCTGTTTGTATTGCGTCCTTTTTTGAAAGTTTTAAAACTTTCTGAGGTGCAAATATCATATTATCTAATACAGACATATGAGGAAATAAATTAAAATGCTGGAACACCATCCCAATTTTTGGTCTATATTCATTTATATTATTTTTAACTAAAGAAATTCCATTAAATAAAATCTCTCCTTGATCAATCTCTTCTAAAAAATTTATTGATCTAAGAATGGTTGACTTCCCACCACCAGATGGGCCAATCAAAGCCACCACTTCACCTGGCTTAACATTAAAACTTATATCATCCAACACTAAATGATCAGCAAATTTTTTACTTATATTCTTTAATTCTAAGATCATTGTTTCTTCAACCTTTTTTCTAATAGTTTTCCAGCTAAACTTAAAAGAGTTACTAAAATATAATAGCAAATAGCAGCCACCGTTAAAGGTTCTAAATAACTATATTGTTCTGCTGAAACAACATTTGCTCTCCGCATAATATCTGCAACTCCAATTACTGAAATAATTGAAGATTCCTTCACCATATTAATCGCTTCATTCACTAATGACGGCAAAATATTTCTAATTGCTTGAGGCATAATGATATGTTGCATCATTAATCTATAAGGCATACCTAAAGACTTAGCAGCCTCAAATTGCCCTCTATCAACTGATTCAATCCCAGCTCTAATATTTTCAGAAACATAAGCACCTGAATTCATAGAAAAAGCTATAATTCCTGCAGCAAAAGCTGAAATTTCAATACCAAGCAAAGAAGGCATTGCAAAATACATAATAGATAATTGAAGCAATAATGGCGTTCCTCTAAAAACAGAGAGATAACAAATTGCAAAGGTTTTTAGAAGTTTGTTTGAACTAATTCTAAACAAAGATAAAATAGTTCCAATCACCAAGCCGAAGAATACTGAAATTAAAGCATATTGAAGGGTGACCCCTATTCCAACAGGAATATAAGCCAAAGACTTTAATAAATTACCATATTTAGCATGGCCTTGTTGATTGAACCAAATATTTGCTATTTTTTCTATGGCCCCTTCTTTTTCTAAACTTTCTATTGCCTGATTAAACTTTTCTTTTAACTCTGATCCTTTTTTAAAAGCTATTGCATAACCATCACCAGACTTAGGAAATACATGAGCAATAAGACCGGGATTAGCGCCCAGAATTTCTTTAACCTGACCTTCTTCTAAAAGCAAAACATCAATCCGCCCTAATTTTAATTCTTGAAGCAAATGAAGATTATTAGATAAAAATTCAACACTCACATTAGATAATTCATTTTGCTTTTCCTTAGCAACTCCCTCCATGATGCTACCTAATTGAGCGCCTATTCTCTTATTATCTAAATCCTCAATATCGACACCTTCTTTAGCAATTCCTACAATTGAAGCTTGATAATAAACATTAGAAAAATCAACATTAGTAGATCTTTCAGGAGTTAAAGTTAATCCAGATACTACAAAATCTACCTTACCAGTTTGAAGAGCTGGAATTAGACCATTAAACTCTAATTCTTGAATCTCTAATTTCATTCCCAGTTTCTCTGTTATTTCTTTAGCCAAAGCAATATCAAAACCAACAACTTCACCATCCTTTTTATATTCAAAAGGAGGATAGTCAGGAGAAGTTCCAAGCTTGATAATAGGCTCTTCGGTTTTTTCTTTGCATGCTACCACTGAAAACAATAACAAACAGATTATAATTTTTTTTACCATAAGATATCTTGCATAAAATCACATATTACTGTAATATAATGCATATATTTGCATATTTCAAGAATAATATACGCTACAATGCAAAAAGGAGCTTGTGATGAATGATGATATTATTGAAATAATAAAACGAGGAATTAACGAACAACAAGTTTTATTATCAGAATTGACTAAAATAGGGCATAGCATTACTCAGTCAAGCATATCTCGAAGACTAAAGAAAATGGGAATAAAGAAAATTGGCGGGAAATACAGGCTTCCAAAATCTGAAGAAAGCAAAATAAAAAACATAGCTTTTATAAAACCCAACTTAGTAGTGATTCATACACTTCCAGGACATGCTAGTGCAATTGGAGCAATTATAGACGAAACATTGGTAAGCAACCCTAAATATCAAGAATTTGTAGGAACTATAGCCGGAGATGACACCATCTTCGTTGCCATTGAAGGTGAGGCTCATGATAGAGTTATATCTGCATTAAAAAACTTATTAATGTGTTAGAATTAAATAATGGATGCTTCACTATAATTATTTCTAATATTAATTATTGCACAATTT encodes:
- the nuoF gene encoding NADH-quinone oxidoreductase subunit NuoF — its product is MLKEEDRIFTNLHGLKGLGISVAKERGDWSETAKVLSKGREWIVEQVKASGLRGRGGAGFSTGMKWSFMPKDSAKPHYLVVNADESEPGACKDREILRHEPHKLLEGCVIGSFAIGANDCYIYVRGEFYHEAKALQKAIDEAYADGKIGKNACGSGYDVDVYLHRGAGAYICGEETALLESLEGKKGMPRIKPPFPAGVGLYGCPTTINNVESIAVIPTILRRGASWFATLGKPNNTGTKIFSISGHVNKPCNVEEEMSIPLKELIEKHAGGVIGGWDNLLAVIPGGASVPMIPKEICDTVLMDFDSLRAVQSGLGTASVIVMNKSTDLIYAIARLSKFYMHESCGQCTPCREGTGWMWRIMMRLVEGNAEVSEIDRLLEITKQVEGHTICALGDAAAWPIQGLIRHFRPMIEERIKAAS
- a CDS encoding lipase family protein yields the protein MPETNIDTKFSLEEVQTAALFSELAYHEQDSKEFQEVFKEAEKYGGIEKVVSFRKDNNKELAGHVIRTADKQLITAYRGTDNIDEVISDLDVPHKAIHFKNGFTGYAHGGFLSEFYSSNENRKKAQKEASGGQECSKKSVGHSLGGALATISKCIDTEENPSIESKTLTFGAPLCFSHETADYLLKNTKIFDHTLNIQQKYDPVPLALKPLDYISVGHVVTLPTEHLNSHGLQAGYDHNYYESSIQQGLKNLKPVTSVPEYSAAGYTAAVTTNAATLALALKKRNMKTAMSLAFPVIAAVRGVFIDSTKTHLAPKKPTSKITHHH
- a CDS encoding amino acid ABC transporter ATP-binding protein, producing MLELKNISKKFADHLVLDDISFNVKPGEVVALIGPSGGGKSTILRSINFLEEIDQGEILFNGISLVKNNINEYRPKIGMVFQHFNLFPHMSVLDNMIFAPQKVLKLSKKDAIQTAMNLLKKVGLKDKAHQFPDALSGGQKQRVAIARSLCMNPEILLLDEPTSALDPEMVQDVLSIIKSFVHTGITIIMATHEMNFAKNFADKIIFLSDGKVMEEAAPAKFFKSPKTKRAKIFLEKILQ
- a CDS encoding amino acid ABC transporter permease → MAYIPVGIGVTLQYALISVFFGLVIGTILSLFRISSNKLLKTFAICYLSVFRGTPLLLQLSIMYFAMPSLLGIEISAFAAGIIAFSMNSGAYVSENIRAGIESVDRGQFEAAKSLGMPYRLMMQHIIMPQAIRNILPSLVNEAINMVKESSIISVIGVADIMRRANVVSAEQYSYLEPLTVAAICYYILVTLLSLAGKLLEKRLKKQ